GTCATTTCTCCTACTCTCTCATGTGCCCCCCCTGGACTCTCCGACCTTCAGCCCCAACTTGacttttctttgttttccttcaTTGCCCATGGGTCGCTCTCTCGGCATAAGCGCGCACCTCTGGGGTAAGATTTGCGGCAGAAGCGCTCGTATCTCCACCACTGCCCGGATCCGGTGTGCATCATGTTTTCAAAAGGGTACAGTGTGCTGCACCGGCCGTATCAACACGTGGCATTCGCAAagcgcagcactgcaggTGGTGTCAATCTCAACAAAGGGGCACTCACAaagcaggagagaggtgacAGCTTTACAGAGCCTGAGGTGTACCGCAGCAAGGCAAATGTGACGGCGATGCTAAAGACAAGGCGAAAAGAGCGACGCCTTATactggaggagcggcagcgcaccttGATGGAGAACCTGAACCTGGATGCACGTACAGTGGAGGCGCTTCATGCAGGGAGTCGGTTGCCACAGACACCGAGCGAGATGCAAGCGGTTCGTTCCTCCGACGATGCCATTGCCGAGGTCCGTCACAACAGCGAGGACTACAGTACAACCATGCGCAATTTGATGCGGCGCGAGGTGGATCGACGCGATCACATGGTGGACAAGTTTGGCCAGCCACCCACGTCGCGCGAATTTTACCAGCTCTTTCGCAGACTGCGCGCCGCTGACtcagacgaggaggtggtggagcggcaCCACAAAAGGCTAGTGGAGGAGCATGGCGTGTACCCAAGTTCGCGCATCGACTCGTTCATGCTAGATGATGACAGCTACTTCCCCGACTGGGTGCACGCCCTCCCTTACAGCATCCGTGACCGTGTCAAGTTCGGATCGCTTGGTCTcacggaggaggatgaggcgctgcgtgtgcgtctggcACGACTACCGCGCGATGCACGGCTGCGCGAGTGGAAACGGCTGAAGGCGGCAAAAGAGTACCGTGCAGCTAATGAAGAGACGCTCACCTTGGCCGAACTGCGTGACATCCGCCAGGGAAAGCGCCGCTTCCATTGGCTGCAGCGGAAGCGCCAGAAGCGCGCCTCGGCACTCCGTCGTATGGCGATGCGTAAACCTGACGAGTACGAGCTGTGGCCGTCCTCCGTGACGGACTTTAGTCAGCGCATCGCCTTCATCGCGCAGCATGTGGAAAATGGACTGCAGACTGGGGGCGAGTGGCCCCTCAATGAGGACGCTCTTACCAAGGCGAAAATTAAGCGACGGCAGAACGAGGCCGAGCGCACTTTCCTCATGTCGCTAAGCGAAAAGAGGATGATGACCGGCGCGGCACGAGGCAGCATGCACGGTGGGATGAGTGAGTTGTTGGATTCCCTGGAGCAGCCAGAGAAGCGGTACAAAAAACTCTCTCGCAAGACGTATGCAAACCGAGTAAACGCAATTGTGCACGGCGACCAAGATGAGCACGGCCGTAAGTACCGCAGGTTGCACAAGCTTGCCACTCGACGGCAGCATCAGTACGATTCGCTTGCAGAGatggcgctggagaaggaggtgcgcaAGGAGCCCCTCGTCAACGTGAGCGGGCTCAACCACACAGACGACGAGCACTGGACCCGCCACGAGAAATCGTGGGTAGACGGCATGCCCTCAACTCGCTACGGCAGCTGAGTCAGCGTGCAAATCCTCTTCTtgcgtgcttctcttcctccgtctGCAGGGACATCCGCACACGCTTGCGCGGCAGCGAGAAACGAAAAGGTGCAGATTCGTGTTGATCTCTTGagttgtatgtgtgtgtgcgtgatcGTCACGCCCCGACTCTTCATAGGTCTATCTCTGTGCGCTTGGGGGTAAGGTGGTGTGGGGGGCTACAGTGCAGAAGCCTGCACTAGTGCTCTGTGCATCAACTGCGCAAACTCGTGCGCTGGTAAGACAACCACAGGAACTAGATctttcagcagctgcgtcgatGATGACTGGCAACAGTCCCTTCGTGCTATTGAACGTCGTGCCGTCTCCGGCGAGAGTTCAATGGCCTCCTCCCTTTGTCTCCCCTTTCCATTCCCCCAAAGCACTGTCCAATGCCTCCCTGTGTTTTTCTTACGTACGCATCTTCTCACGCAAAAATGCATCGCTTGCACTTCTCTCACCGCGGTGCCCAcctgcacccacacacagagataAAACTGCAGAAAACTCTGCGTTGAGCCATTCCACTCATTTCACGGCAGCAACAAAGTAAAGTGATCGGGAGAGAACCAACAAGAACAACAAGCGCTTTACGCCGCTCGCCCACCttctacccccctccccccaattGATTGCTGTGGCTTCCGGGAAGCTTCTTTGCGCTCTGTTAAGTATCCAGCCCGACATAATGCTCGGCAAGGGGATGTTTGCGCGAAAAGCCCTCATCggcacagcggtggtgggctTAGTGGGTCTCGGCGGTGGCTACTCCATGTATCAGCGTCGCCTGCGCGACAACCGCAACGTGACCGCCGAAGCTTTCAATGCAATGCAGGACGCCACAGCACTAGATGAGGCTTTTAAGAAGCTTTGCGACCCCGACGAACATCCCCTCATCCAGTTTTACCGGTACACTACGTGCCCGTGGTGTGGCACTGTCAAGGCATTTCTGGACTACAACAAGGTTCCACACGAGTGCGTCGAAGTGGAGCCTATGTTCAAGACGCAGCTGGCGGAGAGCATGTACAAAaaggtgccgcagctgcggttCGACTCCAAGACAGGCTCCAGGTCATACTTGGTTGACTCGCAAATAATCGTCGACACTCTTAGCGAGAAAATGGGCCTCGGACGTGAGCTGAAGGATGAGGATGTGAGCAAGTGGCGCACATGGGCTCGTAGCTCTCTCGTCCGCT
Above is a genomic segment from Leishmania panamensis strain MHOM/PA/94/PSC-1 chromosome 14 sequence containing:
- a CDS encoding glutathione-S-transferase/glutaredoxin, putative (TriTrypDB/GeneDB-style sysID: LpmP.14.1480) gives rise to the protein MLGKGMFARKALIGTAVVGLVGLGGGYSMYQRRLRDNRNVTAEAFNAMQDATALDEAFKKLCDPDEHPLIQFYRYTTCPWCGTVKAFLDYNKVPHECVEVEPMFKTQLAESMYKKVPQLRFDSKTGSRSYLVDSQIIVDTLSEKMGLGRELKDEDVSKWRTWARSSLVRFVTLEFNRSLSAAWAGYSYIDDCNTIPYANKLFLKVIGAPVMYLVAMKVTKPRLVKAGLMKADDDPKQRLHDEVNRFTSEALVDPKSKRPRTFHGGGKPDLVDLDTYGVLQSVRGHRIYNEMVSETQIGPWLQAMDKLMRKA
- a CDS encoding hypothetical protein (TriTrypDB/GeneDB-style sysID: LpmP.14.1470) gives rise to the protein MFSKGYSVLHRPYQHVAFAKRSTAGGVNLNKGALTKQERGDSFTEPEVYRSKANVTAMLKTRRKERRLILEERQRTLMENLNLDARTVEALHAGSRLPQTPSEMQAVRSSDDAIAEVRHNSEDYSTTMRNLMRREVDRRDHMVDKFGQPPTSREFYQLFRRLRAADSDEEVVERHHKRLVEEHGVYPSSRIDSFMLDDDSYFPDWVHALPYSIRDRVKFGSLGLTEEDEALRVRLARLPRDARLREWKRLKAAKEYRAANEETLTLAELRDIRQGKRRFHWLQRKRQKRASALRRMAMRKPDEYELWPSSVTDFSQRIAFIAQHVENGLQTGGEWPLNEDALTKAKIKRRQNEAERTFLMSLSEKRMMTGAARGSMHGGMSELLDSLEQPEKRYKKLSRKTYANRVNAIVHGDQDEHGRKYRRLHKLATRRQHQYDSLAEMALEKEVRKEPLVNVSGLNHTDDEHWTRHEKSWVDGMPSTRYGS